Proteins co-encoded in one Myxococcus xanthus genomic window:
- a CDS encoding IS66-like element ISMxa3 family transposase: protein MGHGTHPVVAEVDPKDARIAELERQVEELTRLVQELREQLRRDSGNSNRPPSSDTPGQKAVRRRQSGSEKKRGGQPGHVGLTRALVAEEKVSEFKHLFPSACGNCWAPLSPEGGTRVRRYQSVELPPLKAHVTQWMRHGVECPRCKHETWASTAAIPTSAFGPRLSAVVGLLTGVYHLSRRSAVRLLGDVLGIDISLGAVSAVEARVSEAVKPAVDEAWSRVLLAPVKHTDGTQWLEAGLARTLWTIASSMATVFKILADSKSRTLAPLFGQKLGVLVSDRATALNFWAMEARQVCWAHLLRKAVSFSERDGPAGAIGRELLDYIGILFDYWGRLRSGELQRDTLRERMASVRTQVEALLERAVAARLPHVSGSCEDILQHRAALWTFVDREGVEPTNNHAERELRAFVLWRKRSFGTQSPRGNLFAERVMTVAHTARKQEKNVLEFLTACCTAARTGMPAPSLFAAP from the coding sequence GTGGGACATGGGACACACCCCGTCGTGGCCGAGGTCGACCCCAAGGATGCGCGCATCGCGGAACTTGAGCGTCAGGTCGAGGAGCTGACTCGACTGGTGCAGGAGCTGCGGGAGCAGTTGCGGCGAGATTCGGGCAACTCGAACCGGCCGCCGTCGAGCGATACGCCGGGGCAGAAGGCCGTGCGACGCAGGCAGAGCGGCAGTGAGAAGAAGCGCGGTGGCCAGCCGGGGCACGTGGGACTGACACGCGCGCTTGTTGCCGAGGAGAAGGTGAGCGAGTTCAAGCACCTCTTCCCGTCCGCGTGTGGGAATTGCTGGGCTCCTCTCTCGCCCGAAGGTGGCACGCGGGTGCGGCGCTACCAGTCCGTGGAATTGCCGCCGCTCAAGGCCCACGTCACGCAGTGGATGCGCCATGGCGTGGAGTGCCCCAGGTGCAAGCATGAGACGTGGGCAAGCACCGCGGCGATTCCGACGTCGGCCTTCGGCCCGCGGCTGTCCGCCGTCGTTGGCCTTTTGACGGGCGTCTACCACCTGAGTCGGCGCTCGGCGGTGAGGCTTCTGGGGGATGTGCTGGGCATCGACATTTCGCTGGGGGCAGTGAGCGCCGTCGAGGCGCGCGTCAGCGAGGCGGTGAAGCCCGCGGTGGACGAGGCCTGGTCCCGGGTGTTGTTGGCGCCGGTGAAGCACACGGACGGCACGCAGTGGCTTGAGGCCGGCCTGGCGCGCACGCTATGGACCATCGCCTCGTCAATGGCCACCGTCTTCAAGATTCTGGCGGACAGCAAGTCACGGACACTTGCGCCGCTCTTCGGCCAGAAACTCGGCGTCCTCGTGAGCGACCGCGCCACCGCGCTGAATTTCTGGGCCATGGAAGCGCGGCAGGTGTGCTGGGCCCACCTCTTGAGGAAGGCCGTTTCATTCTCGGAGCGTGACGGGCCAGCCGGAGCGATTGGGCGCGAGCTACTCGACTACATCGGCATCCTCTTCGACTATTGGGGACGACTGCGCAGCGGCGAGTTGCAGCGGGACACGCTGCGTGAGCGCATGGCCTCGGTGCGCACGCAGGTGGAAGCCTTGCTTGAGCGCGCCGTGGCCGCGAGGCTGCCGCACGTCTCTGGCTCCTGTGAGGACATCCTCCAGCACCGGGCGGCGCTGTGGACTTTCGTTGACAGGGAGGGCGTCGAGCCCACCAACAACCATGCCGAGCGCGAGCTGCGGGCCTTCGTCCTGTGGCGCAAGCGAAGCTTCGGCACCCAGAGCCCTCGGGGGAACCTCTTCGCCGAGAGGGTGATGACGGTGGCGCATACCGCCCGCAAGCAGGAAAAGAATGTGCTCGAGTTCCTGACGGCCTGCTGCACCGCCGCCCGGACGGGGATGCCCGCGCCCTCGCTCTTCGCCGCGCCCTGA
- a CDS encoding winged helix-turn-helix transcriptional regulator, with amino-acid sequence MKALGTLESKIERLVHEHLVEQQRLVKAAVERAFSVLAPAPSVAMQRRGTRVRRSSGALADLAERLLEAVQECPGETMAALAARVGEKPRALHRPMMRLKQEGRVRRAGERNATRYFPM; translated from the coding sequence ATGAAAGCCCTTGGGACGCTGGAATCGAAGATTGAACGATTGGTCCACGAGCACCTGGTGGAGCAGCAACGCTTGGTAAAGGCTGCGGTGGAGCGCGCGTTCTCGGTGTTGGCTCCCGCGCCCTCCGTGGCAATGCAGCGGCGCGGGACGAGAGTCCGACGCTCTTCAGGTGCCCTCGCTGACCTCGCGGAGCGGCTGCTCGAGGCGGTGCAGGAGTGTCCGGGCGAGACGATGGCTGCCCTGGCCGCGCGCGTCGGAGAAAAGCCACGGGCGCTTCATCGGCCGATGATGCGCCTGAAGCAAGAGGGCCGTGTGCGCAGGGCGGGTGAGCGAAACGCGACGAGGTACTTCCCGATGTGA
- a CDS encoding SIR2 family protein: MRTLDLDGQRWAASNEEVVREYWAHVAPKFTPSLEPSLMAQAIKNAQGNVLHAVKLAEWLLEQPAEERRAAMLPSGLDAFLEDAWQRIQDQPMEVRGIVLEGLELVAVAREALPLSVLADVAEWKGISAREQFLRVARPFLLEESGHWGGEKAWRLFHKAFHDFILSKLGEQGELQQHRRLAENICKWSVDAPISGFRRNYTLRHGVTHWLKAQEWQHVRKLCMDLSFLEAKCQEIGIFAVEEDMPQAVDGVGELYKTALRDLHQAVRAESHWLREDAAAFPRLIYNRLLSQGWKAARIAEMLHFPGGLPALRLRHPVRLRHGEVRTLKGHDGPVNGCTVTPSGWVVSASDDKTLRVWELETGKELARMEGHEGWVRSCAVIPDGRVVSASDDKTLRVWELETGKELARMEGHKGPVWGCSVTPDGRLVSASFDEMLRVWELKTGIKLAQLVGHKGAVNGCAVTVDGRVVSASSDGTLRVWELETGKELARMEGHEGPVNGCAVTVDGRVVSASSDGTLRVWELETGKELARMEGHEEPVNGCAVAADGWVLSASNDKTLRVWELDTGREVAQLEGHEGPVKSCAVTEDGWVVSASDDKTLRVWELETARQSARRQDHKGPVWGCTATSDGRLVSASSDKTLKVWELKTKKELARLEGHDGWVRGCAVTANGRLVSASSDRTLRVWNLEAGKELMRLEGHAGPVNDCAVTARGQVVSASSDRTLRVWDLETGKELMRLEGHDGPVWDCAVTARGQVVSASSDRTLRVWDLETGKELVRLEGHDGPVLGCVMTADGRLVSASSDKTLRIWEPTTGKELARLEGHRGPVWDCAMTADGMVISASDDKTLGVWDIASGQRIHTFHGMSGFRSVAVTRDTVCAGDTLGNIWMTEIEPARVNQERSPKEKLESGTTVSVKIPAPVLEAYRSNKLALFVGSGLSLGKDVQGDFPTWGKLPERLLDACKRYDSLDEETIRLKHALFRNRMRLESMLSELGTLRTSLGRDYQNALNHIFRPPDAAPGKAQHAVIQLGVRAILTTNYDQLLELTPEMPRRQPYTWKDSDKALADLRAGRKILLKVHGTSEHHDTVVMSEVEYREAHSNSGYQAVLRHLLQEHLFLFVGYGMNDPLDLDLALKSNVESFGITTQRHYVLLRDAAANDHDRIEREYNIRIIDCSRHEQVPEFLESLAAAKAIP, translated from the coding sequence GTGCGTACCCTCGATCTAGATGGGCAACGATGGGCGGCTTCTAACGAGGAAGTGGTGCGCGAGTACTGGGCGCACGTGGCGCCCAAATTCACACCATCGCTTGAGCCATCCTTAATGGCCCAAGCAATAAAGAATGCACAGGGAAATGTACTTCACGCGGTGAAATTGGCGGAGTGGCTGTTGGAGCAACCCGCCGAGGAACGGCGGGCGGCGATGCTGCCCAGCGGCCTGGATGCCTTCCTTGAGGATGCTTGGCAACGCATCCAAGATCAACCCATGGAAGTCCGGGGGATAGTGCTTGAGGGATTGGAGTTGGTGGCGGTAGCCCGCGAGGCACTTCCTTTATCGGTACTGGCCGATGTCGCAGAATGGAAGGGTATAAGTGCTAGGGAACAGTTCCTACGTGTGGCGCGGCCGTTCCTACTGGAGGAGTCAGGTCACTGGGGCGGGGAGAAGGCGTGGCGCCTCTTCCACAAGGCATTCCATGATTTCATTCTATCGAAGTTAGGAGAGCAGGGGGAGCTACAGCAGCACCGCCGGTTGGCGGAGAATATCTGCAAATGGTCGGTGGATGCGCCTATCAGTGGTTTTCGTAGAAATTATACTTTACGCCATGGCGTGACACACTGGCTGAAGGCACAGGAATGGCAACATGTGCGCAAGCTCTGCATGGATCTAAGTTTTTTGGAGGCAAAGTGCCAGGAGATTGGCATTTTCGCCGTCGAGGAAGACATGCCGCAGGCGGTGGATGGGGTCGGAGAACTCTACAAGACGGCACTGCGGGATCTACACCAAGCTGTTCGAGCGGAGTCTCACTGGTTACGCGAAGACGCAGCGGCCTTCCCGCGATTAATTTACAATCGACTACTCTCCCAGGGATGGAAAGCTGCACGGATTGCAGAGATGCTGCATTTTCCCGGCGGCTTGCCTGCACTCCGTCTGCGACATCCCGTGAGACTAAGGCACGGGGAGGTTCGGACACTCAAAGGGCATGATGGTCCGGTCAATGGCTGCACGGTGACACCCAGTGGGTGGGTGGTGTCGGCCTCGGACGACAAGACGCTTCGGGTGTGGGAGTTGGAAACGGGGAAGGAACTGGCACGAATGGAAGGCCATGAAGGTTGGGTGCGAAGCTGCGCAGTAATACCGGATGGGCGGGTGGTGTCGGCTTCGGATGACAAGACGCTTCGGGTGTGGGAGTTGGAAACGGGGAAGGAACTGGCACGGATGGAAGGCCATAAGGGCCCAGTCTGGGGATGCTCGGTGACTCCGGATGGACGGTTGGTGTCGGCTTCATTCGACGAGATGCTCAGGGTGTGGGAACTAAAGACGGGAATCAAACTGGCGCAGCTGGTGGGCCATAAAGGGGCAGTCAATGGCTGCGCGGTGACTGTGGATGGGCGGGTGGTGTCAGCTTCGTCCGACGGGACGCTTCGGGTGTGGGAGTTGGAAACAGGGAAGGAACTGGCGCGGATGGAGGGCCATGAAGGGCCGGTCAATGGCTGCGCGGTGACTGTGGATGGGCGGGTCGTGTCAGCTTCGTCCGACGGGACGCTTCGGGTGTGGGAGTTGGAAACGGGGAAGGAACTGGCGCGGATGGAGGGCCATGAAGAGCCGGTTAATGGCTGCGCGGTGGCAGCAGATGGCTGGGTCTTGTCGGCCTCGAACGATAAGACTCTTAGGGTATGGGAGCTGGATACAGGGAGAGAGGTAGCACAGCTGGAAGGCCATGAGGGCCCAGTCAAGAGCTGTGCTGTAACGGAAGATGGATGGGTGGTATCGGCATCGGACGATAAAACACTAAGAGTATGGGAGTTGGAGACGGCTAGACAGTCAGCTCGGCGACAAGATCATAAAGGCCCGGTGTGGGGATGCACAGCAACATCAGATGGGCGGCTAGTGTCGGCCTCTTCCGACAAGACGTTGAAGGTATGGGAGCTGAAAACGAAAAAGGAGTTGGCGCGGCTAGAAGGCCATGATGGATGGGTGAGGGGCTGCGCAGTGACAGCGAATGGGCGGCTAGTGTCGGCCTCTTCCGACAGGACACTTCGGGTCTGGAATTTGGAGGCAGGGAAGGAACTGATGCGGCTGGAAGGCCATGCCGGGCCGGTTAATGACTGTGCAGTAACGGCACGTGGGCAGGTGGTGTCGGCCTCTTCCGATAGGACACTTCGGGTCTGGGATTTGGAGACAGGGAAGGAGCTGATGCGGCTGGAAGGCCATGACGGGCCAGTGTGGGACTGTGCAGTAACGGCACGTGGACAGGTGGTGTCGGCCTCTTCCGATAGGACACTTCGGGTCTGGGATTTGGAGACAGGGAAGGAACTGGTGCGACTGGAGGGCCATGACGGGCCAGTGTTGGGCTGCGTAATGACTGCGGACGGTCGATTGGTGTCGGCCTCATCTGACAAAACTCTGAGAATATGGGAACCAACAACAGGCAAGGAACTCGCTCGACTAGAAGGCCATAGAGGGCCAGTATGGGATTGCGCGATGACGGCAGATGGAATGGTGATATCAGCTTCAGACGACAAGACGCTGGGCGTGTGGGATATCGCTTCTGGTCAACGCATTCATACATTTCATGGGATGAGTGGATTTCGTTCAGTTGCCGTCACTAGGGATACCGTTTGCGCAGGAGATACCCTAGGAAACATCTGGATGACGGAAATAGAACCGGCACGAGTCAACCAAGAGCGAAGCCCCAAAGAAAAGCTCGAATCAGGAACTACCGTGAGCGTCAAGATCCCAGCACCCGTTCTCGAAGCATATCGTTCCAATAAACTAGCCCTCTTCGTCGGCTCCGGTCTATCTCTCGGTAAAGACGTTCAAGGCGACTTCCCCACCTGGGGGAAACTCCCTGAACGACTGCTCGATGCTTGCAAGCGCTATGACTCGCTCGATGAAGAAACCATCCGGTTGAAGCACGCGCTATTTAGGAACCGCATGCGGCTCGAATCCATGCTCTCCGAACTGGGGACGCTCCGCACCAGCCTGGGTCGAGATTATCAAAATGCCCTCAATCATATTTTTCGTCCCCCCGATGCTGCTCCGGGCAAAGCACAACATGCCGTGATACAACTCGGCGTCCGCGCCATACTTACGACCAATTACGATCAACTTCTTGAGCTGACTCCAGAAATGCCCCGCAGACAACCATATACATGGAAAGATTCTGACAAGGCGCTCGCCGACCTGCGCGCTGGCCGTAAGATCCTACTCAAAGTCCATGGGACGTCGGAACATCACGATACCGTAGTTATGTCGGAAGTTGAGTACCGCGAGGCTCACTCCAACTCGGGTTATCAAGCAGTTCTACGGCATCTACTCCAAGAACATCTTTTTTTGTTTGTAGGCTACGGGATGAATGATCCGCTTGATCTTGATTTGGCGCTCAAAAGCAATGTTGAGTCATTCGGAATCACCACGCAGCGACACTATGTGTTGCTAAGAGACGCGGCAGCTAACGACCATGACCGTATTGAGCGTGAATACAATATTCGAATCATTGATTGCAGCCGCCATGAGCAAGTTCCCGAGTTCTTAGAGAGCCTCGCCGCGGCGAAGGCAATCCCGTGA